The proteins below are encoded in one region of Silene latifolia isolate original U9 population chromosome 2, ASM4854445v1, whole genome shotgun sequence:
- the LOC141643405 gene encoding DNA polymerase zeta processivity subunit yields the protein MDCKDNLSPQGQAAQILVDFLEVAITSVIFHKGLYPPGAFERRKYMNLVVHKAIHPELQDYIHSSVNGLFPFIKKGVVDRIAVVFFNGDNTPLEQFIFKLQVNQSYGSNVVETDIGFALRSFILKLSLSKGLTKSLPQDCRWEVIAFFRSDAQASGVKAAELWIPTDTKQWQQPPLITPLKSMNSEPFGLQLYLEHPSV from the exons ATGGATTGCAAAGATAACCTATCTCCGCAAG GCCAAGCAGCCcaaattttggttgatttcttgGAAGTAGCCATCACTTCTGTCATTTTTCACAAAGGTCTTTACCCACCCG GTGCATTTGAAAGGCGGAAGTACATGAACCTGGTGGTTCACAAGGCAATTCATCCTGAACTTCAAGACTATATCCATTCTTCTGTCAACGGACTCTTTCCCTTTATAAAAAAG GGAGTAGTTGATAGAATAGCTGTTGTATTCTTTAATGGTGACAACACCCCCTTGGAACAATTCATTTTCAAGCTTCAAGTGAACCAGTCTTACGGATCAAATGTGGTAGAAACCGACATTGGATTTGCTCTTAGATCATTTATTCTCAAGCTCTCGTTATCTAAGGGTCTTACGAAGAGTCTACCTCAGG ATTGCAGGTGGGAAGTAATTGCATTCTTTAGATCGGATGCTCAGGCAAGTGGAGTCAAAGCTGCAGAGTTATGGATCCCAACCGACACAAAGCAGTGGCAGCAACCTCCTCTAATAACTCCCCTGAAGTCTATGAATTCTGAGCCTTTTGGCTTGCAGTTATATTTGGAGCATCCAAGTGTTTAA